AGCCGGCTCAAGGCAGAAGGCCGGGTGGTGGCGATGGCGGGCGACGGCGTCAACGACGCGCCCGCGCTTGCCGCCGCCGATGTCGGGATCGCCATGGGCTCGGGCACCGATGTCGCCATCGAAAGCGCCGGCGTCACCCTGCTCAAGGGCGATCTGATGGGGATCGTCAAGGCGCGGCGGTTATCCGAGGCGACGATGGCGAACATCCGCCAGAACCTGTTCTTCGCCTTCATCTACAATGCCGCCGGCATCCCGGTTGCCGCAGGCGTGCTCTACCCTTCTTTCGGCCTGCTCCTGTCACCGATCATCGCAGCAGCCGCCATGTCGCTGTCGTCGGTCAGCGTCATCGCCAACGCGCTGCGGTTGCGGGGTCTGAAACTGTGACTGAAACGCTGACGCGACTGACGCCCTGGCGTCAGTCGTAGGCGAGGGCGTCAGTCGCGCCAGTAATTGTTGGCGGCCGCCAACGTCTGGAAATGGATGGCGATCACCTGTGAGGAGGCGATCAGTTGCGCGGTGTCCTGATCGTAGGCCGCGCGCAGCTTGTCGCGAATTTCTGCGGACGGTTGGGTGACCTTGACGCCGACCCGCGCCATTTTGGTGGCAAGGTCGAACCCCTCCTGCGGGGTCGCTGTCTTGAGTGAGGGAAGCCAGATGTCAGCCATGTTTTTTCCTTCCAGAGAATATGAATACGCAACAACC
The Paracoccus alcaliphilus DNA segment above includes these coding regions:
- a CDS encoding hexameric tyrosine-coordinated heme protein, producing MADIWLPSLKTATPQEGFDLATKMARVGVKVTQPSAEIRDKLRAAYDQDTAQLIASSQVIAIHFQTLAAANNYWRD